A single window of Streptomyces griseoviridis DNA harbors:
- a CDS encoding alpha/beta hydrolase, which produces MSGRWRPPRRHPPRPTVQRSRKPATMTMARPALDPELRELLADMALMSRPSPEAVSPELAEDLSALPAAYIDTGFEEVFRGEDTDYATRSWAAGGQSELHVWAGRFHGFEALHPQAHLSTTARRTRTY; this is translated from the coding sequence CTGTCCGGGCGCTGGCGCCCGCCGAGGCGCCACCCTCCTCGCCCGACCGTCCAGCGATCACGAAAGCCAGCGACCATGACCATGGCGCGACCCGCCCTCGACCCCGAACTGCGCGAGCTCCTGGCGGACATGGCCCTCATGTCGAGACCCAGCCCGGAAGCCGTCTCGCCGGAACTGGCCGAAGATCTCTCGGCTCTCCCGGCCGCGTACATCGACACCGGCTTCGAGGAGGTCTTCCGTGGCGAGGACACCGACTACGCCACCCGCAGCTGGGCGGCGGGAGGGCAGTCCGAACTCCACGTGTGGGCAGGCCGCTTCCACGGCTTCGAGGCCCTGCACCCGCAGGCACACCTCTCGACCACAGCCCGCCGAACCCGCACGTATTGA
- the uppS gene encoding polyprenyl diphosphate synthase, translating to MDGNGRWAQQRSLPRTAGHRAAETAVIDVIEAARSAGVEWLSLYAFSTENWNRPGAEVEFLMRLVRRVVRKHAPLLLARGIRCRFLGVADPRIPRELAQDFDDLAVLTADNRGMTLTVAFDHGGRRDIVEAARSLIRSGTPADEVTERIFADHLPFPDTPDVDLVIRTSGEQRISNFMLWQVAYAEWVFPEVLWPEFRAPDFLACLHTYRRRDRRFGGVPARTNGDPS from the coding sequence ATGGACGGCAACGGCCGCTGGGCGCAGCAGCGTTCACTTCCCCGCACCGCGGGTCACCGGGCCGCGGAGACCGCTGTCATCGACGTCATCGAGGCGGCTCGGTCCGCGGGCGTGGAGTGGCTCAGCCTGTACGCCTTCTCCACCGAGAACTGGAACCGCCCTGGCGCCGAGGTCGAGTTCCTGATGCGGCTGGTGCGCCGGGTCGTGCGCAAGCACGCGCCACTGCTGCTCGCGCGCGGAATCCGCTGCCGTTTCCTCGGGGTCGCCGACCCGCGCATTCCCCGTGAACTGGCCCAGGACTTCGACGACTTGGCGGTGCTGACGGCCGACAATCGGGGGATGACGCTGACCGTCGCCTTCGACCACGGCGGGCGAAGGGACATCGTTGAGGCGGCGAGGTCGCTGATCCGCAGCGGGACACCCGCCGACGAGGTGACCGAGCGGATCTTCGCGGACCATCTGCCGTTCCCCGACACCCCCGATGTGGACCTGGTGATCCGCACCTCCGGTGAGCAGCGCATCTCCAACTTCATGCTCTGGCAGGTCGCTTACGCCGAGTGGGTCTTCCCCGAGGTGCTCTGGCCTGAGTTCCGGGCTCCCGACTTCCTCGCCTGCCTGCACACCTACCGGCGCCGCGACCGCCGCTTCGGCGGCGTGCCCGCCCGGACGAACGGAGACCCATCATGA